A single genomic interval of Arachis duranensis cultivar V14167 chromosome 7, aradu.V14167.gnm2.J7QH, whole genome shotgun sequence harbors:
- the LOC107459421 gene encoding uncharacterized protein LOC107459421 produces MAKISIDNSADGLIHMKKTTEEADELIETVANNQYLNLSSETSMKGKVKADILSNKRNWKEAETFVLTKECNAVIQRNLSEKLQNSGSSIIPCTIGNTCIKKALYDFGASINLMPLSLMRKLQFQEIKPTRICLQLANRLVKFPMGVVEYKLVKVGPFTFPVDFVILDIEEDKNTSIILGKPFLVTGRTITDVQKGEVTLRVNDEEVLLNVVEAMQHPDPPEECMRIDAIEPLVKEVFEAETPEEELDMILVNILPELDEPEL; encoded by the exons ATGGCCAAGATATCCATAGATAACTCTGCTGATGGGTTAATACACATGAAGAAGACAACTGAAGAAGCTGATGAACTCATTGAGACAGTCGCCAACAATCAATATTTAAACTTATCTAGTGAAACCTCAATGAAAGGGAAAGTCAAGGCT GACATATTGAGTAACAAACGGAATTGGAAAGAGGCAGAAACATTTGTGCTCACCAAGGAGTGCAATGCAGTAATTCAAAGGAATCTATCAGAAAAACTGCAAAACTCGGGGAGTTCCATAATCCCTTGTACCATTGGAAACACTTGTATAAAGAAGGCCTTATACGAttttggagcaagcatcaacttgaTGCCATTGTCATTAATGAGGAAACTCCAATTTCAAGAAATTAAGCCCACCCGTATTTGCCTCCAACTTGCTAACCGCTTAGTCAAGTTTCCAATGGGAGTGGTGGAATACAAGCTTGTGAAAGTAGGACCATTTACGTTTCCTGTGGATTTCGTGATACTAGATATAGAGGAGGACAAGAATACATCTATCATTCTAGGAAAACCCTTTCTAGTCACAGGACGAACCATCACTGACGTCCAAAAGGGGGAAGTGACACTGAGAGTCAATGATGAGGAGGTTCTACTGAATGTAGTCGAGGCCATGCAACACCCAGATCCCCCAGAGGAATGCATGAGGATAGATGCCATAGAGCCCCTAGTTAAAGAAGTGTTTGAGGCTGAAACACCCGAAGAGGAACTTGACATGATTCTTGTGAACATTCTGCCTGAACTGGATGAGCCAGAACTTTAG